Sequence from the Bremerella volcania genome:
CGCAGCTTAAGTAAAGCACAAGATTTCTCATGACAACGATCCAGAGGTACGTCTTGTGGGAGATCACCAAGGTCTTCCTGCTCTGCCTCGGAATCACCGTGCTTCTGATGACCGTCGGTGGTGGTGTGAACGAAGGGCTCAAGAAGGGATTGCCTCCCGGGGTGATCCTGAACATGCTCCCGTACTTCATTCCCGAAATGCTGCGTTACACGATTCCAGGCTGCATGCTTTTCGCCGTCTGTACGGCCTTTGGCCGAATGGCCGCTTCCAACGAAATCACGGCTATCAAGTCGGCCGGCATCAATCCGATGGAACTGATGTGGCCGGTGCTCACGCTGGCCTACTTCCTCAGCTTCTTTACCTTCTGGATGTACGATGCCTGCGCGGCGTGGTCTCGCCCGAATCTGCACCGCGTCGTGGCCGAGTCGCTTGACGATACCGTTTACGGAGTGCTCAGGACGCAGCGCAACTTCAAGATGTCTGGCTTCTCGGTGACCGTGAAGTCGGTTCAGGATCGCAAGTTGATCAGCCCCACGTTCCAGGTCGCGGCGACCGAGTCGCAGCCGTCGATTTACCTGGAGGTTGAAGAAGCCGAACTGAAGACCGATCCGAAGACTGGCATCCTACAACTGATTTGCCGGGATGGCACGGTCGAATTTGGCGACGAAGGCTCCTTCGAATTCCCAGACGAACGCGTCATTTATCTCGATCATCTGAATTCGATTGAACTGAACGAAGATAATTCTTCTCCGGCCAATCTCACCCTTAAGGCGATACCCAAGCAGATCGATCGCGAGAAAGCGCTCGTTAAGGAAGCGAAAGCGACACTCCAAGAAGTGACCGACAGCGCTGACGCGGAAATCCTGGACGATGCCCAGCACAATTTGAAGCATCACCAAAAGCGTTTGTTTCGCCTGCAAGCCGAGCGTCAACGCCGCCTGGCCAACGGGTTTGGCGTATTTTGTTTTGTTTGCATGGGCATCCCGGTCGCTATTTGGAGAAAGTCGGCGGACAACGTTTCGACCTTCTTTACCTGCTTCCTGCCGATCCTTTTGCTGTATTACCCGCTGCTGGTCATTGGCGAGCAGACGGCCCGGGAAGGAACCTTTGGTTCGGCACCGGTGTGGATTGCCAACGCCGTGTTGATCACGATTGGCGCGGCACTCATTTGGCGAGTGAATCGAAACTAGTAGCCACTTATGAATACACCAATCGAGGCCATGCAGGCCGATTCAGATGACTCGTCGGCGTGGACTCGCCGGGCAATTTGGCTGCTGTTGGGCTTGGGACTGTTTCGCGTTCTTTATCTCGCGCTCGATCCCTTCGACCTGGTCCACGACGAAGCCTACTACTGGGATTGGTCGCGGCAGTTGGATTACGGCTACTTCAGCAAGCCTCCGATGATTGCCTGGATCATTGGCCTGTCGACGCGGCTGCTGGGAGATCACGAGTTCGCGGTTCGCTTACCGGCCTCGCTATTGGGGACGGGTAGCCTCGCGTTCGTCTTTCTGCTGGCCCGCCGGATGTACGACGCGAAGGTCGGTTTCTGGGCGATGTTGCTGGCCGCGATGACCCCTGGCAACGCGGCGATGAGCTTGTTGATGACGATCGACTCGCCATTCCTCTTCTTCTGGAGCGTCGCCATGTATTGCTTTTGGCGACTGCTGGAACGGGGCGAAGATCGCTGGAAATGGTTGATCGCCACCACCCTTGTGATTGGCCTCGGCCTGCTGACCAAACAAACCATGGCGGGCATGCTGGTCTTTGGTGGTTTGTTCGTTCTGCTTTCCAGGGAAGACCGGCATGAAGCGATTCGTCCGACGCTGTATATCTGTGCGATCGGAGCCTTGTTGTTCCTCGCTCCTGTCTTCTATTGGAACTACCAGCACGACTGGGTCACGCTGCATCACACCAGCGAGCACTTCCAAGGCGAGCCGGTATCGGTACTGCGCCGCGTGGCGATCTCGCTGGAATTCGTCGGCGGACTGTTCGGCGTCATCTCGCCGGTAACGTTCTTCCTGTTCATCTGCGTGACCGCATTCGGGTTGTTTGCGTTTCGCAGCGTCGGACGCCGCGAGCGCTACTTGCTTTGCCTGAGTGCACTGCCGATGGTGCTTGTTCTGGGATTGAGCTTGAAGCAGCGGCTGGAACTCAACTGGCCAGCTCCTTTTTTTAGTGCCGGTATCATCCTGGTCGCCGCCTGGGCACTGGGTCACGTGCAACTACCGAATCTTTTCCTGAAACCGGCCGAGTGGCGATTGCGATATGCGGCCACCGTCGGAGCGATCTTCCTGGCTGGCACCTACGCGATGCCGCTGGCATTGCCGCTGCTGGGGCTCAATGGAAGCAAGGTTGATGTGCTCGTTCGCCTGCGAGGATGGGAAGAGCTTGGCAGCGAAGTGGGTAGCCGATTAGAGCGACACGAGGAACGATCGCAGGCCATGATCGTCACCGCCGGAAGAGCGGTCGCTTCGGAGTTAGCGTTCTACATGCCGCAGCATCCGAAAGTCTACCTGTGGGGAGACAACCAGTTCCCACTCTCGCAATACGACGTCTGGGGCGGACCGGACGAGACCAAGAGCCGCGACTTCCTGCTGGTCGCCCACCAGGGAGAAGAGATCCCGCTTCCGCTGAAGCTAGCTTTTCAATCGATCCAGCCGTTGGAAGAAGTCGAAGTGGAAGTGGGCCCCAATCGCAAGCATGCGGTGACCATCTATCGCGGCCAAGGCTTCCGCGGCTGGTCGGTCGCCAAAAGTATTCAGGCCGATCAGCAGACCATGCATCGGTAACTGCGTTAAAGCAGGTGCCGCGCTTTGATCTCGAGGTACTGATTTACCAGGTTGGCGGTCAGGTCTTCTGGGAAGACGTCTAGGGCCAGCACCCCTTTGTGGCTGAGGTCGGTCAGCACATGATGCCGCCAGGTAAGGATTTCGGCGGCAGCCGCGGCTCGAAACAAGTCAGGCCCATATGGCTTCTCGTTCTCGGCGGCGTCGAACAAGCGATGGTCTCGCAGCAGCACGCCCAGGGGCAAGTGCCTACCGACGAGGGTCGTCAGGTACTGCTCGATCTGATGCGAGTTGACCTCGTCGATAACGTTGGTGATCAAGACCACCAGCGATCGCTTTCGGCAATTGGTCCGCAGGTGCATGAACGCTTCGTCGTAGCGAGACTCGACCAGCTGCGGAAATTGATCGTAGCTGGCATGCAGCAGATGATTCATCTGGTTGGCGCCCGACTTCGGCGGCACGTACTTGTGCACGCGATCGGAAAACGCGATCGCCCCGACCGAGTCTCCCTGCCGCAGGGCAACGAAGCTCAGCATCAGCATCGCGTTGAATGCGTGGTCCAACAGGCTGATGCCGTCTGCTTCGTTGGTCATCATTCGCCCGCAGTCGATCATGAACATGATCCGCTGGCTCTGACTGGTTTGAAACTCGCGAACCGTCAAACGCCGACGCCGGGCCGTGCTCCGCCAGTCGATATGCTTGTAGTTGTCGTCTCGGGTGTAGTCACGCAGACGCTCGAAGTCATGATCCTGGCCGACCTTTCGCGTACGCCGCACGCCGACCAGGCTCAAGCGATTCGTACGGGCCAACAGTGCGTACTCGGCCAATTGCTTCATGTCGGGATAGACACTGATGGCAACGTGCGCCGGGACCTTGACGATCTTCTTCCAGAA
This genomic interval carries:
- a CDS encoding LptF/LptG family permease, whose product is MTTIQRYVLWEITKVFLLCLGITVLLMTVGGGVNEGLKKGLPPGVILNMLPYFIPEMLRYTIPGCMLFAVCTAFGRMAASNEITAIKSAGINPMELMWPVLTLAYFLSFFTFWMYDACAAWSRPNLHRVVAESLDDTVYGVLRTQRNFKMSGFSVTVKSVQDRKLISPTFQVAATESQPSIYLEVEEAELKTDPKTGILQLICRDGTVEFGDEGSFEFPDERVIYLDHLNSIELNEDNSSPANLTLKAIPKQIDREKALVKEAKATLQEVTDSADAEILDDAQHNLKHHQKRLFRLQAERQRRLANGFGVFCFVCMGIPVAIWRKSADNVSTFFTCFLPILLLYYPLLVIGEQTAREGTFGSAPVWIANAVLITIGAALIWRVNRN
- a CDS encoding DUF58 domain-containing protein; protein product: MISFLQDFFVGLWNNVLTQPMMQLVAMVLPLAILARWMRTTPTIWLALSFAALMPVPVIAILLADAGSLMGPIVFLLILALAVGIFSFVQFLAHSLGWERFQAKFLPLSARVWLGMTFVAALAICVLFAFAAVGNSLAWVAWTLLGLNLAIAAIAAIDLASLPGAKHFLVERETSRIASLLKKQKVILTITYKGPLNLHLSVRDDVPQQFLAVPEEFNLDVEPRSRTTVHYEMEPTQRGSFSMDTVFIKVDSKLRFWKKIVKVPAHVAISVYPDMKQLAEYALLARTNRLSLVGVRRTRKVGQDHDFERLRDYTRDDNYKHIDWRSTARRRRLTVREFQTSQSQRIMFMIDCGRMMTNEADGISLLDHAFNAMLMLSFVALRQGDSVGAIAFSDRVHKYVPPKSGANQMNHLLHASYDQFPQLVESRYDEAFMHLRTNCRKRSLVVLITNVIDEVNSHQIEQYLTTLVGRHLPLGVLLRDHRLFDAAENEKPYGPDLFRAAAAAEILTWRHHVLTDLSHKGVLALDVFPEDLTANLVNQYLEIKARHLL
- a CDS encoding ArnT family glycosyltransferase, with product MNTPIEAMQADSDDSSAWTRRAIWLLLGLGLFRVLYLALDPFDLVHDEAYYWDWSRQLDYGYFSKPPMIAWIIGLSTRLLGDHEFAVRLPASLLGTGSLAFVFLLARRMYDAKVGFWAMLLAAMTPGNAAMSLLMTIDSPFLFFWSVAMYCFWRLLERGEDRWKWLIATTLVIGLGLLTKQTMAGMLVFGGLFVLLSREDRHEAIRPTLYICAIGALLFLAPVFYWNYQHDWVTLHHTSEHFQGEPVSVLRRVAISLEFVGGLFGVISPVTFFLFICVTAFGLFAFRSVGRRERYLLCLSALPMVLVLGLSLKQRLELNWPAPFFSAGIILVAAWALGHVQLPNLFLKPAEWRLRYAATVGAIFLAGTYAMPLALPLLGLNGSKVDVLVRLRGWEELGSEVGSRLERHEERSQAMIVTAGRAVASELAFYMPQHPKVYLWGDNQFPLSQYDVWGGPDETKSRDFLLVAHQGEEIPLPLKLAFQSIQPLEEVEVEVGPNRKHAVTIYRGQGFRGWSVAKSIQADQQTMHR